The proteins below are encoded in one region of Paenibacillus sp. YYML68:
- the yfmH gene encoding EF-P 5-aminopentanol modification-associated protein YfmH, protein MQTIPYPQVKETIYSETLPNGLSVFILPKAGFQKTYATFSTKYGSIDNHFRVEGQAEQKVPDGIAHFLEHKMFEEPTGDIFSIFAAQGASANAFTSFDRTSYLFSASEHVKENVTTLLNFVQNPYFTDENVEKEKGIIGQEIKMYQDNPDWRAYFGLIETMYHTHPVHIDIAGTVASIGEITKDMLYECYHTFYHPTNMSLFIVGGVDPQEMMELVRTNQAGKSFKPQGDIHRLFDAEPPGVKNARKLTSLPVSVPKCLFGCKEPSQPLRGRDMLKRELAMKVLLDMLISPSSALYQKLYDEQLISDNFGMEYNISEHYAFSVIGGDTPEPEKLIERVQTELDRMKAEGLARADFERSKKKKIGAFLRQLNSPESIANEYTKYRFKDIDLFDILPVYEQLELNDAESLLKEHFDWSQLAASIVRK, encoded by the coding sequence ATGCAGACGATTCCGTATCCGCAAGTGAAGGAAACGATCTATAGTGAGACGCTGCCTAACGGACTGTCCGTCTTCATCTTACCGAAGGCCGGCTTCCAGAAAACGTATGCGACGTTCTCGACGAAGTATGGCTCGATCGATAATCACTTCCGTGTCGAAGGTCAAGCGGAGCAGAAGGTGCCTGACGGCATTGCACATTTCCTCGAGCATAAGATGTTCGAGGAGCCGACGGGCGACATCTTCTCCATCTTCGCGGCGCAGGGCGCGTCAGCCAACGCATTCACAAGCTTCGATCGAACGTCGTACTTGTTCTCGGCCTCCGAGCATGTGAAGGAGAATGTGACGACGCTGCTGAACTTCGTGCAAAATCCTTATTTCACAGATGAGAATGTAGAGAAAGAGAAGGGCATCATCGGCCAGGAGATCAAGATGTACCAGGACAATCCGGACTGGCGCGCGTACTTCGGCTTGATCGAGACGATGTACCACACGCATCCGGTCCATATCGATATTGCAGGAACGGTCGCCTCGATCGGTGAGATTACGAAGGATATGCTCTATGAATGCTACCATACGTTCTATCATCCGACCAACATGAGTCTGTTCATCGTTGGCGGAGTTGACCCGCAGGAGATGATGGAGCTAGTCAGAACCAATCAGGCAGGCAAGAGCTTCAAGCCGCAGGGTGACATTCATCGTCTATTCGATGCGGAGCCTCCCGGTGTGAAGAACGCTCGCAAGCTGACCTCCTTACCTGTATCGGTGCCGAAATGCTTGTTCGGCTGCAAGGAGCCTTCTCAGCCGCTCAGAGGTCGCGATATGCTGAAGCGAGAGCTTGCGATGAAGGTGCTGCTAGACATGCTGATCAGTCCGAGCTCGGCTTTATATCAGAAGCTGTATGACGAGCAGCTTATCTCGGACAATTTCGGTATGGAGTACAATATTTCCGAGCATTATGCATTCTCTGTCATTGGCGGAGACACGCCAGAGCCGGAGAAGCTGATCGAGCGGGTGCAGACGGAATTGGATCGCATGAAGGCTGAAGGCTTGGCTAGAGCAGATTTCGAGCGGAGTAAGAAGAAAAAAATCGGAGCCTTCCTCAGACAGCTGAATTCACCCGAATCGATTGCTAACGAATATACAAAATACCGGTTCAAGGATATCGATCTATTCGATATATTGCCGGTATATGAGCAGCTGGAGCTCAATGACGCGGAGAGTCTGCTGAAGGAGCACTTTGATTGGAGCCAGCTGGCTGCTTCTATTGTTCGAAAGTGA
- the yfmF gene encoding EF-P 5-aminopentanol modification-associated protein YfmF: MKEVQMERGTVHGMRVHVLPTRQFKTFAISAYVGSPLREETVTPTALIPFVLRRGTKTYPETKQFRERLDDLYGAGFGFDVYKRGDYQIVQFRMDVIQDDFVSSKESLLEQGLQFLGEALTQPAMDEGKLLSKYIAAEQATVRKRLEAIINDKIRYAAERCIEEMCKDEPYRLHPLGKIDKLPELDAESLTGRYHQWLAEAPIDIYVVGDTSLEQVLPIMERCFQLNRSAASDYSLQVAHRTVTEVKEVVERIEVNQGKLNMGLRIPTSYANDTYPSALLYNGILGGYPHAKLFTNVREKASLAYYASSRLDGHKGIVTIQSGIEIGNYAKAVDIIKEQLQALVNGQISDTELLQTKAMITGHLRELQDSAFELISFDFNNRLSGAERSVPSLIESIMQTTPEQIKQIAQQTQLDTIYFLTNDQGGQ; the protein is encoded by the coding sequence ATGAAGGAAGTTCAGATGGAACGAGGAACGGTTCACGGAATGCGGGTGCACGTGCTGCCAACGCGTCAGTTCAAAACATTCGCCATATCGGCTTACGTTGGAAGTCCGCTGCGTGAGGAGACGGTCACACCTACGGCGCTCATTCCGTTCGTGCTGCGCCGCGGCACGAAGACGTATCCGGAAACGAAGCAATTTCGCGAGCGGCTGGACGATCTGTACGGTGCAGGCTTTGGCTTCGACGTCTATAAGCGTGGCGACTATCAGATTGTACAGTTTCGGATGGATGTCATTCAGGATGACTTCGTATCAAGCAAGGAGTCGCTTCTGGAGCAAGGGCTTCAGTTTCTTGGCGAGGCGTTGACGCAGCCTGCGATGGACGAAGGCAAGCTGTTGAGTAAATATATAGCAGCCGAGCAGGCGACCGTTCGCAAGCGGCTCGAAGCGATCATTAATGATAAAATCCGTTATGCGGCTGAGCGCTGCATTGAAGAGATGTGTAAGGATGAGCCTTATAGGCTGCATCCGCTCGGGAAGATCGACAAGCTCCCGGAGCTCGATGCTGAGAGCTTGACAGGACGTTACCATCAATGGCTGGCAGAGGCTCCAATCGATATATACGTCGTCGGCGACACGAGCCTTGAGCAGGTGCTGCCGATTATGGAACGCTGCTTCCAGCTGAATCGCAGCGCGGCTTCTGACTATAGCTTGCAGGTTGCTCATCGTACGGTAACTGAGGTTAAGGAGGTTGTCGAGCGGATCGAGGTGAACCAAGGCAAGCTGAATATGGGTCTGCGTATCCCGACCTCGTATGCGAACGACACGTACCCGTCTGCGCTTCTGTACAACGGTATTCTTGGAGGCTATCCGCATGCGAAGCTGTTCACGAACGTGCGGGAGAAGGCAAGTCTAGCCTATTATGCCTCGTCCCGATTGGACGGTCATAAAGGTATCGTGACGATTCAATCCGGCATCGAGATTGGCAATTATGCGAAGGCCGTCGACATCATCAAGGAGCAGCTTCAGGCGCTGGTGAACGGTCAGATCAGCGATACCGAGCTGCTGCAGACGAAGGCGATGATCACGGGACATTTGCGCGAGCTGCAGGATTCGGCATTCGAGCTTATCTCGTTCGACTTCAACAACCGATTGTCAGGCGCGGAGCGTTCGGTGCCGTCCTTAATCGAGTCGATTATGCAGACGACACCGGAGCAGATCAAGCAGATCGCGCAGCAGACGCAGCTTGATACGATATACTTTTTGACTAATGATCAAGGGGGACAGTAA
- the sleB gene encoding spore cortex-lytic enzyme, translated as MNKRLLLITISLVLVLFIGLEVKHSLRTEPTFSKNEIRYGAAGTADVYELQGRLKYLGFYKGRVDGDFGYQTLKSLKTFQSEFGLKADGIAGSKTKVKLWEATKAWRASSDELPPWAPGSTQSASDSNPGSNTGSSTASSNPGGGGSTAKATSAGMAHSTMLGMSEQDLKMMANAVYGEARGEPYVGQVAVAAVILNRVKSESFPNTVYGVIFQPRAFTAVDDGQIWLTPNESSFRAVKDAINGMDPTGGCLYYFNPVTATSKWIWTRPQVKTIGKHIFCM; from the coding sequence ATGAACAAAAGATTACTGCTTATTACGATCAGCCTTGTCCTCGTCCTGTTTATTGGGCTGGAAGTCAAGCACAGTCTTCGAACAGAGCCGACCTTCAGCAAAAACGAAATACGTTACGGCGCAGCCGGAACGGCAGACGTGTACGAGCTGCAAGGACGCTTGAAATACCTCGGCTTCTACAAGGGCCGTGTTGACGGTGACTTCGGCTATCAGACGTTAAAATCACTGAAGACGTTCCAGTCTGAATTCGGCTTGAAGGCAGACGGGATCGCCGGTAGTAAGACGAAGGTAAAGCTGTGGGAGGCCACGAAGGCTTGGAGAGCCAGCTCTGACGAGCTCCCACCATGGGCTCCGGGCAGTACGCAAAGTGCGTCCGACTCCAATCCGGGCTCGAACACGGGAAGCTCTACTGCAAGCTCGAACCCAGGAGGCGGCGGCAGTACGGCGAAGGCGACCTCGGCCGGCATGGCGCATTCGACGATGCTGGGCATGTCCGAGCAAGACCTGAAAATGATGGCGAACGCCGTTTACGGGGAAGCACGCGGTGAGCCATACGTCGGTCAAGTTGCAGTCGCAGCGGTCATCCTGAATCGAGTGAAGTCAGAAAGCTTCCCGAATACGGTGTATGGCGTTATATTCCAGCCTCGGGCGTTCACAGCTGTTGATGATGGTCAAATATGGCTGACGCCTAATGAGTCTTCCTTCCGCGCGGTGAAGGATGCAATCAATGGGATGGACCCGACAGGTGGTTGCTTGTATTACTTCAACCCGGTGACAGCAACCTCCAAGTGGATCTGGACACGTCCTCAGGTGAAGACGATCGGTAAGCATATATTCTGCATGTAA
- a CDS encoding DNA translocase FtsK, with protein sequence MAKKKSKGKGFKANLKFELYGILILTLSVIALSRDGSVARSLTYLFRFVIGSWDFIIPLLFIYIALYAMMKRQWPQWRTSRKSGLLLIILSLLLMSHISLFAKLFPKVDFTAGQIVSLTWTSLIDGLSPTESGQSILTDNVGGGMTGAVLYAALFFMFGNLGARLIQFTLVVAGIILMTGWSIGDLVEKLQSRKPFKETLLGQYMRKTVMDLREAREERRRERENEKEKERETRRKSAPAAAKLPVDEEFDEESYRPEPKVRREAPARKRSAFMELLKPSRSEETETRHAKVDPHVEDAAAEQTVYAAYDYDHKLDETALVQQHEQEARDSTIPVIRDFQEQVLQEQALPEMNASPVPVLASTTTSHSSEKAAAQSTEVPANAQDAGKEDFEIRSKPVMIPYELPSLSLLSKPASGKGSDGLDYKAVARKLETTLESFGVRAKVLEVVRGPAVTRYEIQPDVGVKVSRIVSLTDDIALALAAKDIRMEAPIPGKSAIGIEVPNTEVSIVTMREVMETPVFHDSASKLSIVLGRDISGQPIVGNLARMPHLLVAGATGSGKSVCVNGIITSILFKAKPDEVKFLMIDPKMVELNVYNGIPHLLAPVVTDPKRASLALKKVVVEMEKRYELFSKSGTRNIEGYNTMLLETQTGAPLPYIVVIVDELADLMMVAANDVEDAICRLAQMARAAGIHLLIATQRPSVDVITGVIKANIPSRIAFGVSSQVDSRTILDSAGAEKLLGRGDMLYLPMGANKPVRVQGAFLSDQEVETVCNFVRTQRQVEYVEDMVPQVEDKQDDQDGFEDELYEQAVQIVLEAKQASVSLLQRRMRVGYTRAARLIDMMEARGIVGPYEGSKPREVLMSVEQFQLSRISS encoded by the coding sequence TTGGCCAAGAAGAAGAGCAAGGGCAAAGGCTTTAAAGCGAATTTGAAGTTTGAGCTATATGGAATATTGATTTTAACGTTATCGGTAATTGCACTGTCCCGTGATGGGTCGGTAGCTCGATCGCTTACCTACTTGTTCCGATTTGTCATTGGATCGTGGGATTTCATCATTCCCCTGCTGTTCATATATATTGCACTGTATGCCATGATGAAGCGACAATGGCCGCAATGGAGAACGTCGCGCAAGTCGGGGCTGCTGCTGATTATACTGTCGCTGCTGCTGATGAGCCATATCAGCTTGTTCGCGAAGCTGTTTCCTAAGGTGGATTTCACAGCTGGTCAGATCGTATCCCTGACATGGACAAGCTTAATCGACGGATTAAGTCCGACCGAGAGCGGGCAGAGCATCTTGACTGACAATGTTGGGGGCGGGATGACTGGTGCCGTGCTATATGCAGCGCTGTTCTTCATGTTCGGCAATCTAGGAGCCAGGCTCATTCAGTTCACCTTAGTCGTAGCAGGTATTATTCTGATGACAGGCTGGTCGATCGGCGACTTGGTGGAGAAGCTGCAATCGCGTAAGCCGTTCAAGGAGACGCTGCTCGGTCAGTATATGCGTAAGACGGTGATGGACTTGCGTGAGGCCCGTGAGGAGCGTCGGCGCGAACGGGAGAATGAGAAGGAGAAGGAACGCGAGACGCGGCGCAAATCGGCTCCTGCAGCTGCAAAGCTGCCGGTCGATGAGGAATTCGATGAGGAGTCGTATCGTCCAGAGCCGAAGGTGCGGCGGGAAGCTCCTGCGCGCAAGCGGTCGGCCTTCATGGAGCTCCTCAAGCCTTCCAGAAGCGAGGAGACAGAGACAAGGCACGCGAAGGTAGATCCTCATGTAGAGGATGCGGCAGCGGAGCAGACCGTGTATGCGGCTTATGATTATGATCACAAGCTGGATGAGACTGCCCTTGTGCAGCAGCACGAGCAGGAGGCGCGTGACTCGACCATCCCGGTCATTCGCGACTTCCAAGAGCAAGTGCTGCAGGAGCAAGCCTTGCCAGAGATGAATGCTAGTCCGGTTCCAGTATTGGCCTCCACTACTACTAGCCATAGCTCGGAGAAGGCTGCCGCACAATCGACAGAGGTTCCAGCTAACGCTCAAGACGCAGGCAAGGAGGACTTCGAGATTCGATCGAAGCCAGTGATGATCCCGTATGAACTGCCTTCACTCAGCCTACTGTCGAAGCCAGCCTCGGGTAAGGGGAGCGACGGACTTGATTATAAAGCGGTTGCACGCAAGCTGGAGACGACGCTCGAGAGCTTCGGCGTCCGTGCGAAGGTGCTGGAGGTCGTTCGCGGTCCAGCGGTGACGCGCTACGAGATTCAGCCGGATGTCGGCGTGAAGGTCAGCCGCATCGTCAGCTTGACCGACGATATTGCACTGGCACTGGCAGCCAAGGACATACGGATGGAAGCGCCGATTCCGGGCAAGTCCGCGATCGGGATTGAGGTGCCGAATACGGAGGTTTCCATCGTTACGATGCGTGAGGTGATGGAGACGCCGGTGTTTCATGATTCGGCATCGAAGCTGTCGATTGTGCTGGGACGCGACATATCCGGTCAGCCGATCGTCGGTAATTTGGCCCGCATGCCTCACTTGCTCGTAGCTGGAGCGACAGGCTCTGGTAAGTCCGTATGTGTGAATGGAATTATTACCAGCATTCTGTTCAAGGCGAAGCCGGACGAAGTGAAGTTTCTGATGATTGACCCGAAGATGGTCGAGCTGAACGTATACAACGGCATCCCACATCTGCTTGCACCAGTGGTCACCGATCCGAAGCGCGCATCCTTAGCCCTCAAGAAGGTCGTCGTCGAGATGGAGAAGCGGTACGAGCTGTTCTCCAAGAGCGGCACGCGCAACATCGAGGGCTACAATACGATGCTGCTGGAGACGCAGACTGGAGCTCCGCTTCCGTATATCGTCGTCATTGTCGACGAGCTTGCAGACCTCATGATGGTGGCGGCGAACGATGTCGAGGACGCAATATGTCGCCTGGCTCAGATGGCTCGTGCCGCCGGTATTCACTTATTGATTGCTACGCAGAGGCCTTCCGTCGACGTAATTACGGGTGTTATCAAGGCGAACATCCCTTCGCGTATCGCCTTCGGCGTATCGTCGCAGGTGGACTCTCGAACAATTCTCGACTCGGCTGGTGCTGAGAAGCTTCTTGGACGAGGCGACATGCTGTACTTGCCCATGGGTGCGAACAAGCCGGTGCGCGTACAGGGCGCTTTCTTGTCCGATCAAGAGGTGGAGACGGTATGTAATTTCGTTCGAACGCAGAGACAGGTCGAGTACGTCGAGGATATGGTGCCGCAGGTCGAGGACAAGCAGGACGATCAGGATGGATTCGAGGACGAGCTGTACGAGCAGGCCGTCCAGATCGTGCTCGAAGCGAAGCAAGCGTCCGTATCGCTGCTGCAGCGACGTATGAGAGTCGGCTACACCCGTGCGGCGCGATTAATAGATATGATGGAGGCACGAGGCATCGTCGGGCCTTACGAGGGCAGTAAGCCGCGCGAGGTGCTCATGAGCGTCGAACAGTTTCAGTTGAGTCGAATCAGCTCCTGA
- a CDS encoding ClpP family protease, with product MQKTNKQEQQPQHPVLPPGGEEGRKNATVDAIQQLGQTAVPSNESNVYCMTIIGQIEGHLVLPPQNKTTKYEHLIPQLVAAEQNAKIEGVLIILNTVGGDVEAGLAIAEMISTLSKPTVTLVLGGGHSIGVPIAVSANYSFIAETATMTIHPIRLNGLVIGVPQTFEYLDKMQERVIRFVTRHSQVSEEKLKELMFKTGELTRDIGTTVIGADAVKYGLINGMGGVGDAIRKLNELIEERRSSKGGLVQ from the coding sequence ATGCAAAAGACGAATAAGCAGGAACAACAGCCGCAGCACCCGGTGCTGCCTCCAGGCGGTGAGGAGGGACGTAAGAATGCAACGGTTGATGCGATCCAGCAGCTGGGACAAACCGCCGTTCCGAGCAATGAATCCAATGTATATTGCATGACGATTATCGGGCAAATCGAAGGACACCTTGTCCTGCCGCCTCAGAACAAGACGACGAAGTATGAGCATCTTATTCCACAGCTCGTCGCCGCGGAGCAAAATGCTAAAATCGAGGGTGTCCTCATTATACTCAACACGGTAGGCGGCGATGTGGAGGCTGGACTTGCGATTGCGGAAATGATCTCGACGCTGTCGAAGCCTACGGTGACGCTCGTCCTGGGTGGGGGTCACAGCATCGGTGTACCGATTGCGGTATCTGCTAATTATTCCTTCATTGCAGAGACGGCCACGATGACGATTCATCCGATTCGCCTGAATGGACTCGTCATTGGCGTGCCACAGACATTCGAATATCTAGATAAAATGCAGGAGCGTGTCATCCGATTCGTCACGCGGCATTCGCAAGTTAGCGAGGAGAAGCTGAAGGAGCTTATGTTCAAAACAGGGGAGCTGACTCGAGATATTGGAACGACCGTTATCGGAGCCGATGCGGTGAAGTACGGCTTGATCAATGGGATGGGCGGCGTCGGAGATGCGATCCGCAAGCTAAACGAGCTCATCGAGGAGCGCCGCAGCTCCAAAGGAGGACTGGTGCAATGA
- a CDS encoding ribonuclease J — MSKKNIDKLTMFALGGVGEIGKNMYVIQYANDIVVVDCGLKFPEEDMLGIDIVIPDISYLTENRDKVRAIIITHGHEDHIGGLPYVLKHLNVPLYATRLTLGLIETKLKEAGLLGETKRHVITADSELKFGTITATFFKTNHSIPDSVGVCLETPEGNVVHTGDFKFDQTPVNEQYADLHKMAAIGQRGVLALMSDSTNAERPGYTGSERGVGEQIEEVFRKAKQRVIIATFASNIHRIQQVIDACEVTRRKLAVIGRSMVNVVSIASELGYLRIPDGMIIEPEEVNKLAADRVAILSTGSQGEPMSALTRMARSTHRKIDIMPGDTVIIAATPIPGNERYVGRTVDELMRIGAHVIYGPGSVTGVHVSGHGSQEELKLMLNMMRPKYFIPIHGEYRMLRQHGMLAETVGIPRENIFIVDNGETVEVLDGVARKGSKVSSGNILIDGLGVGDVGNIVLRDRKLLSQDGILVVVVTLSKQDGAILSGPDIISRGFVYVRESEGLLDEANRIVTNTLHRLMNDNVNEWASLKTHVKDALGRFLYEQTRRRPMILPIIMEV, encoded by the coding sequence TTGTCTAAAAAAAATATAGATAAGCTTACGATGTTTGCCCTCGGCGGCGTGGGCGAAATCGGTAAAAATATGTATGTCATTCAATATGCGAATGATATTGTTGTCGTAGATTGCGGGTTGAAGTTTCCTGAAGAGGACATGCTCGGAATCGATATCGTAATCCCGGATATTTCGTACTTGACGGAAAATCGGGACAAGGTTCGGGCGATTATCATTACTCACGGACACGAGGATCATATCGGAGGCTTGCCGTACGTACTGAAGCATCTAAATGTGCCGTTATACGCGACGCGTCTGACGCTCGGTCTCATCGAGACAAAGCTGAAGGAAGCGGGGCTGCTTGGAGAGACGAAGCGTCATGTCATTACAGCAGACTCGGAGCTTAAGTTCGGTACCATTACGGCGACGTTCTTCAAAACGAACCATAGTATTCCGGATTCCGTCGGCGTATGTCTGGAAACACCGGAAGGGAACGTCGTTCATACAGGCGACTTCAAGTTCGATCAGACGCCGGTTAACGAGCAGTATGCGGATCTTCACAAGATGGCAGCCATCGGTCAACGCGGCGTTCTTGCGCTGATGTCCGACAGTACGAATGCTGAGCGTCCTGGCTACACAGGATCGGAGCGCGGCGTAGGTGAGCAGATCGAAGAGGTGTTCCGTAAGGCGAAGCAGCGTGTCATCATCGCTACGTTCGCATCGAACATTCACCGTATTCAGCAGGTGATCGATGCGTGTGAGGTTACACGGCGTAAGCTGGCCGTGATCGGCCGCAGCATGGTGAACGTGGTGTCCATTGCTAGTGAGCTTGGCTACCTGCGTATCCCTGATGGCATGATCATTGAGCCGGAGGAAGTGAACAAGCTGGCAGCGGATCGTGTTGCGATCTTGTCCACAGGCTCTCAGGGTGAGCCGATGTCGGCGCTTACACGGATGGCACGCTCCACACACCGCAAGATCGATATTATGCCAGGCGATACGGTTATTATTGCAGCTACGCCTATTCCGGGCAATGAGCGTTACGTGGGACGAACCGTGGATGAGCTGATGCGTATTGGCGCTCACGTCATCTATGGCCCGGGCTCGGTTACAGGAGTTCACGTATCTGGACACGGCAGTCAAGAAGAGCTTAAGCTGATGCTCAATATGATGCGTCCGAAGTACTTCATTCCGATTCACGGCGAGTATCGTATGCTTCGTCAGCACGGCATGCTGGCAGAGACCGTAGGCATACCGCGCGAGAACATCTTCATCGTAGACAACGGTGAGACGGTAGAGGTGCTCGACGGCGTTGCGCGCAAAGGCTCCAAAGTATCGTCCGGTAACATCTTGATCGACGGACTTGGCGTTGGCGATGTCGGGAACATCGTTCTTCGTGACCGGAAGCTGCTGTCTCAGGACGGTATTCTGGTCGTCGTCGTCACGCTCAGCAAGCAGGACGGTGCGATCTTGTCCGGACCGGACATCATCTCGCGAGGCTTCGTCTACGTGAGGGAGTCGGAAGGCCTGCTCGATGAGGCCAACCGGATCGTGACCAATACGCTGCATCGATTAATGAATGATAACGTGAATGAGTGGGCGTCCCTTAAGACGCATGTTAAAGATGCACTCGGACGATTCTTATATGAACAAACCCGCAGAAGACCAATGATTCTACCCATTATTATGGAAGTGTAA
- a CDS encoding YlzJ-like family protein, with protein sequence MTHYTIMPLEAVFEGYDKLEEATPAMEVVINGVTMQVQPINTQQAAIVRLISCNAQDYLNPQYAPGRLIEFQPVCSSH encoded by the coding sequence ATGACGCATTATACGATTATGCCGCTCGAAGCTGTGTTCGAGGGCTACGACAAGCTGGAGGAAGCGACGCCGGCGATGGAGGTCGTCATTAACGGAGTGACGATGCAGGTGCAGCCGATTAATACGCAGCAGGCCGCCATCGTACGGCTCATCAGCTGTAATGCTCAAGATTATTTGAATCCCCAGTATGCGCCTGGCCGACTTATTGAGTTTCAGCCTGTATGCAGCAGCCATTAA